A single genomic interval of Corvus cornix cornix isolate S_Up_H32 chromosome 1, ASM73873v5, whole genome shotgun sequence harbors:
- the TMPRSS3 gene encoding transmembrane protease serine 3 — LSFFFFFLLLLSQVQETNPTTGSLEIISVTEDEPPVPPIQFTFKRFFFIPQARVDPSADGSGDIEPPSMCHALVSLKYFPYICGLFLAVILAVAVGLGVQYNCIGKFRCRSSFKCIQKSARCNGVFNCKEGEDEYRCVRLSGKRAVLQVFTFGSWRTVCSDDWRAEYGNTTCKHLGFSSYVSSGYLPVAAVEKQFQRHFVSLSHWFSADQVTSLHNATNLREECTSGNVIILKCLACGTRASYGPRIVGGNASSPRQWPWQVSLQFQGHHLCGGSVISPRWIITAAHCVYDLYLPSSWSVQVGFVTQQDTQAHPHSVEKIIYHRNYKPKTMGNDIALVKLAAPLALNGHIEPICLPNFGEHFPAGKMCWVSGWGATVEGGDTSDTMNYAGVPLISNAICNHRDVYGGIITSSMLCAGFLKGGVDTCQGDSGGPLACEDMSIWKLVGTTSFGVGCAEKNKPGVYSRTTSFLDWIHEQMEREELQT, encoded by the exons ctttcttttttctttttttttctcctcttgttgAGTCAGGTACAAGAGACAAATCCCACTACTGGAAGTCTTGAAATCATCTCTGTTACAGAAGATGAACCGCCAGTACCACCAATTCAGTTTACcttcaaaagatttttcttcatacCACAAGCAAGAGTGGACCCGAGTGCAGATGGATCTG GAGATATTGAACCACCTTCAATGTGCCATGCTCTTGTCTCCCTAAAATACTTCCCCTATATCTGTGGTTTATTCCTTGCAGTAATCCTAGCAGTTGCCGTTGGCCTGGGTG TCCAGTACAACTGCATTGGGAAGTTTCGCTGTCGATCATCCTTTAAGTGTATCCAGAAATCAGCCAGGTGCAATGGTGTCTTCAACTGTAAAGAAGGGGAGGATGAGTACAGATGTG TCAGGCTGAGTGGGAAGAGGGCAGTGCTGCAAGTGTTCACCTTTGGGTCCTGGCGAACGGTCTGCTCCGACGACTGGAGAGCAGAGTATGGCAACACAACCTGCAAACACCTGGGCTTCTCAAG TTATGTGAGTTCAGGTTACCTGCCCGTGGCTGCAGTCGAAAAGCAGTTCCAAAGACATTTCGTGTCCCTCAGCCACTGGTTCTCAGCTGATCAAGTGACATCCCTGCACAATGCCACCAACCTCAG GGAGGAATGCACTTCTGGCAATGTGATCATCTTAAAGTGTTTGG CCTGTGGCACTCGGGCCAGCTACGGGCCGCGGATCGTGGGGGGCAACGCGTCGTCGCCCCGGCAGTGGCCCTGGCAGGTCAGCCTGCAGTTCCAGGGCCACCACCTCTGCGGGGGCTCCGTCATCAGCCCGCGCTGGATCATCACGGCCGCCCACTGCGTCTATGA CCTGTACTTGCCGAGCTCATGGAGCGTTCAGGTCGGTTTTGTGACTCAGCAGGACACCCAGGCTCACCCACACTCCGTGGAAAAAATCATATACCACCGGAATTACAAACCCAAGACAATGGGGAATGATATAGCGCTGGTGAAACTGGCAGCACCTCTTGCTCTCAATG gtcACATTGAACCGATCTGTCTGCCCAATTTTGGTGAACATTTCCCAGCAGGGAAAATGTGCTGGGTATCAGGATGGGGAGCAACTGTGGAAGGAG GTGATACATCCGACACCATGAATTATGCAGGTGTTCCTCTGATTTCCAATGCAATTTGCAATCACAGGGATGTCTACGGTGGGATCATAACTTCTTCAATGCTTTGTGCTGGTTTCCTAAAGGGAGGGGTGGACACCTGCCAG GGAGATAGTGGGGGGCCTTTAGCATGTGAAGATATGAGTATCTGGAAGCTGGTGGGGACCACCAGCTTTGGAGTGGGCTGTGCAGAGAAGAACAAGCCAGGCGTCTACAGCCGAACCACTTCCTTCCTGGACTGGATCCACGAGCAGATGGAG